In Canis lupus familiaris isolate Mischka breed German Shepherd chromosome 24, alternate assembly UU_Cfam_GSD_1.0, whole genome shotgun sequence, a single genomic region encodes these proteins:
- the SLC2A10 gene encoding LOW QUALITY PROTEIN: solute carrier family 2, facilitated glucose transporter member 10 isoform X3 (The sequence of the model RefSeq protein was modified relative to this genomic sequence to represent the inferred CDS: deleted 1 base in 1 codon), whose protein sequence is MGHPQLLLPLCASVSLLGGLTFGYELAVVSGALLPLQLDFGLSCLEQELLVGSLLLGALLASLVGGIFIDQYGRKQAILGSNLVLLAGSLSLGLAGSLAWLVLGRLVAGFAISLSSMACCIYVSELVGPRQRGVLVSLYEAGITLGILLSYALNYALAGAPGGWRHMFGWAAAPALLQSLSLFCLPAGTTKAAANKDLIPLQGGEATKLGLERPRYSLLDLFRARDNMRGRTVVGLGLVIFQQLTGQPNVLCYASTIFHSVGFRGGSSAVLASVGLGAVKVVATLAAMGLVDRAGRRALLLAGCALMALSVSGIGLVSFAAPMDSGPSCLAMPNATRSGLPGDPSLPRGITPLPLPTTSENQGKPVLSTSKKIKLHPRAGNPTGPPLRMALITASPAPHPAPEHALLHWTALVCMMVFVSAFSFGFGPVTWLVLSEIYPMEIRGRAFAFCNSFNWACNLLVSLSFLDLIGTIGLSWTFLLYGLTAVLSLGFIYSFVPETKGLSFAEIDQQFQRRRFALSFGHRQSSTGIPYTRIEVSAAS, encoded by the exons GCCATCCCCAACTGCTCCTGCCCCtgtgtgcctctgtgtctttgctgGGTGGCCTGACCTTTGGTTATGAACTGGCAGTCGTATCAGGTGCCCTGCTGCCCCTGCAGCTTGACTTTGGGCTATCCTGCTTGGAGCAGGAGCTCCTGGTGGGCAGCCTGCTCTTGGGGGCTCTCCTCGCCTCCCTGGTGGGGGGCATTTTCATCGACCAGTATGGCAGGAAACAAGCCATCCTCGGCAGCAACTTGGTGCTTTTGGCAGGCAGCCTGAGCCTAGGCCTGGCTGGCTCCCTGGCCTGGCTGGTCCTGGGCCGCTTGGTGGCTGGCTTTgccatctccctctcctccatggCCTGCTGTATTTATGTGTCAGAGCTGGTGGGGCCACGGCAGCGGGGAGTGCTGGTGTCCCTCTATGAGGCCGGCATCACCCTGGGCATCCTGCTGTCCTATGCACTCAACTATGCACTGGCTGGTGCCCCCGGGGGATGGAGGCATATGTTTGGCTGGGCCGCTGCACCTGCTCTTCTGCAGTCCCTTAGCCTCTTCTGTCTCCCTGCTGGTACCACCAAAGCTGCAGCCAACAAGGACCTCATTCCTCTCCAGGGAGGAGAGGCCACCAAGCTGGGCCTGGAGAGGCCGAGATACTCCCTTCTGGACCTCTTCAGGGCACGGGATAACATGCGAGGCCGGACTGTGGTGGGGCTGGGGCTAGTGATTTTCCAGCAGCTAACGGGGCAGCCCAATGTGCTTTGCTATGCCTCCACCATCTTCCACTCGGTTGGCTTCCGTGGGGGATCTTCGGCTGTGCTGGCCTCTGTGGGACTTGGTGCGGTGAAGGTGGTGGCTACCCTGGCTGCCATGGGACTGGTGGACCGAGCA GGCCGCAGAGCCCTATTACTGGCTGGCTGTGCCCTTATGGCCCTGTCAGTCAGTGGCATAGGCCTTGTCAGCTTTGCTGCACCCATGGACTCTGGTCCGAGTTGCCTGGCCATGCCCAACGCCACTAGGTCAGGCCTCCCTGGAGACCCTAGCCTGCCGAGGGGCATCACTCCACTTCCATTGCCAACAACCAGTGAGAACCAAGGGAAGCCAGTCTTGTCAACCTCTAAGAAAATCAAGCTTCATCCCAGAGCTGGGAACCCCACAGGCCCTCCCCTGCGAATGGCCTTAATCActgcctcccctgcaccccaTCCTGCCCCAGAGCATGCCTTGCTGCACTGGACTGCACTGGTCTGCATGATGGTCTTTGTGAGTGCCTTCTCCTTTGGATTTGGACCAG TGACCTGGCTTGTCCTTAGCGAGATCTATCCCATGGAGATCCGGGGCCGAGCCTTCGCCTTCTGTAACAGCTTCAACTGGGCCTGCAACCTGCTTGTCAGCCTCTCTTTCCTCGACCTCATTG GTACCATTGGCTTGTCCTGGACCTTCCTACTCTACGGGCTGACCGCTGTCCTCAGCCTGGGCTTCATCTACTCGTTTGTCCCTGAAACGAAAGGTCTGTCATTTGCAGAGATAGACCAGCAGTTCCAGAGGAGACG